The window GACCGGCGAAAGAGGATGTAGACCCAGGGGTCCAAGATCTGGTTCCATGTGGCCACGCGCAGGTAGATGAGCAGCTGGTGCTCTGTGGTCCACGACAGTTGCCCGGAGGGGCTCATGACAGGCGGTGTCTGCAGCAAGGTCTGCGCGATGAAGACCTGCAGGAGCAGAGGTTTGTGTTGTGTGGGAGCAGTGGGGCAACCTCTGAGCTGCGGCTGGGTCCAGGAATGAGTGCAGGCTTTGAGCTCATGTCCCACTTGGATTAAGGTTTAGAAACTAAACTTGCACTTACTGAGGCATTGAGGCAGGAATCTACCCTAAGCCAGTCTCCAACATTCTcctttttattgattgtttttttcttgagacaggatctcactgtgtagactaggctggtcttgaactcacagagatccttctgcctccacctccagagttctgggattaaaggcgtgtgtcccCATGCCcggttttacattttattttagacagggtttaGCCAAGTTGCCCCAGCAGCTTGGGGCAGACCTTAAAGCCTGGACCACacacctctctcccagaggaaacTCGCCTTTGTGCTAGGGGAGCCTGGATACAGATGGCACACAATAAATGTTTGCCGAAGGAACAAGGCANNNNNNNNNNNNNNNNNNNNNNNNNNNNNNNNNNNNNNNNNNNNNNNNNNNNNNNNNNNNNNNNNNNNNNNNNNNNNNNNNNNNNNNNNNNNNNNNNNNNNNNNNNNNNNNNNNNNNNNNNNNNNNNNNNNNNNNNNNNGGACATCTACACAAGCCTAAAGTCTATGTGGCGCTGGGGGACGCAGCAACAATGAGTTGTCCGTCCAGCCATTCTGTCTAGAACGATTTCCCCAGCATTGTCTCGCAGGTGAACTCCTACTCATCCTTCAAAGCCCTACTCCAGAACACACAACCCCAGAAAGTTTTTCCTATTACAGATCCTAAAAGCCCCGAAGATCTGATCcccaggattgcccttctcctgaGACACAGCTAATGATGGTCCTCATgttgctggggggagggggtccaACATCGGGACTCACCAGCAAGGGCATCCAGCACACCGTGGCCACCACCATGATGCCCACGAGCTGAACCATCATCTCCACCTCGCAGTCCCGCGGGCGCTGCGCGGCCTCGCGCGTGTGGTAGACGCGGCAGAGCGTGGCCACGCTCACGGTGTTGAGCAGGAGGGACAGCCCCACGGACGCGCTGCCCAGGATCGCGAACATGAGTCCGAAGGCCACGTCACCGCGCTGTGCCCCGAGCGTCAGGAAGCACCAGGAGCCGGGGTACTGCACACTGTAGCGGCCAAGGCCCAGCAGTGGCAGCAGCCCGAGCGTCCCGGCCGCCACCCACACCAGCCCGACGGTGGCCCAGGCGCGGCGTGGCGTGGCCGTGGGTCGTGAGAAGGGCCGTGTGATGCCCACGAAGCGCTCGGCGGCCATGGCGGCCCCCAGAAGCAGGGGGCACAGCCCGAAAAATACCATGGCCGCGCCCATGAAGTGGCACAGGCGGCAGCTGGGGTCGGTGGCTTGCCAGTCCAACAAGGCGGCGTGCTGCGACGCCACGACGGCGCCGGTGACGAGCAGCCCCAGGAAGTCGGTGAGAACGAGGCCGCACAGCAGCGCGAGGAAGGAGGAGCGGGGCCCCGCGCCGGGCCGCGCCCCGGCCAGCACACTCAGCGCCAGCAGGTTGGACCCCAGGCCCAGCGCGCTGAAGGATGCAGCGAACCACGGAGATGCGATGGCACGCCGCTCCTGCAGAGTGATGTTCACCGGGCGGAAGCAGGCCCCCAGCGAGGTGCCATTGGGCCACATGGCTCCTGAGACTGACCTGGAGAGGGTGTCAGCGCCCCATCAGACGCAGGGGGCCCGGGACGTTGGGCTGGAGCTGGTTCCAGCGCACCTGGAAGACAAACAAGGTGGGCTGGTCAGCGGGGCTCGAGGCCTGCGGAGAACTCCTACAGAGACTTCAATGCCCcaggaacaaaataccctttCTTTGAGGTTGCCTTTGACTGCCTGACCACTGTTGGTCCCGCAGCTGCTCCTGACCCCATGAAGAGGCCCAGCCAGGCCAAGCTCTAAGCagtcctgcctcaacctcctgaggaGCTGAAATGACTGAGATGTATTCTGACACCCTGCACCCCAAGTTGGAGTTCCAGTCCTTGCACTCAACTGGGtcgcctcagtttccccatctgccaTCCATCTAGCCTGTGAGGTTGTGGGCACACTCATTCTGGCCAGGGTTTGGTACCTGCCCCGACGCTCTCATTGGACTGGTGTGGGCCAATTCCTCCTCTCCCCTGGCGTCACTTTTATAATAAGAAACGGACTCAGAAGTTCTTGCTCCATTTTGGGAATGAAAAAACAGCCCGATGGCGACGTGTCCCTGGGGAGGACTCCAGCAGAGACCGGTGTGGGGCggaggcggggtgggggtgggaatgcAGGGACAAATGTCACAGAACTGAGGTTGGATATGGGGGCGTCTAAAAGTGAGACTAGCAccgggaaggctgaggcaggaggattgctgtgagtttaaggtaCACAGggagattagatagatagatagatagatagatagatagatagatagatagatagatagatagatgagagagagagaggcagagagagagaaagggggaaaggaaggaaaagacgAGACCAAGGTCAGAGACGAGACAGACAGGCAGCAGTGCAGGTCGGCCACCCAGCGTtctgtgcagctcaggctggcaaGTCATGCTGATCCTCCCTGCCTCACATTCTTGGTGTGAACCGTgtttggcatttttttcttattttttttttttaatttacatcatTCATTTATGCATGGGGGTGTGCAAGGGCATACGTACAGTCCAGTGtgtgtgggtcagaggacaagctgttGGGTGTTAGCTCTCACCTTTCACCATATGGGTCTTgggagactgaactcagatcgGCAGGCTTGGCCgcaatcacctttacccactgagccacatcgccagcccttggctttctttttctccctccccacctccagatccctcttccctcccactgagCTCCAGGGTTTTAACAGTTGGTCACTCAAGGTTCAGGATGTATCTTCGGTTCTTGTCCCCACATCCCCACAGAGAGCCTCTGTTTTCCCTCTCGTAAAGATAGCTGATGCCGAGAACAATTATTTCTTGTGCCTATAACTGGTACACAGTAGGTGTTTAATTTATGCAGCCCAGAATGCTCCCTGCAGGCATAAGCAGCCTAGTAGGCACCTCTTCCATGTTCTCCTTATGAGGCCTTGCTACAggccactgcctggctggacctGCGCCATCCAGGAGGATCcaggggagaaactgaggctcagggatgAGGGCAGGATAGGCGGCCTGGTGGATGGCACTCCCAGCTCTGAGGTGCTACGCACATCTTCGAGTTTCTGTGCCAGGATTGATGTTTCCTTTCCCAAGGCGGGCTTCACTGGCGGtcagctcccttctctgtccaGTCCCTGGCCCAGCCTCGACAAGGACACCAGATTCCTCACACCTGCTGTGCCCGGGAAAGAACAAGCCCACTAACTAGCTCTTTGGCACAGGGAAGTTGGAACTGAGCATCAAGGATGGATGGCAGTTTccagtccctcccttcctcccctgggGTTCAAGTGATAATAGCGAGCTCAAGTTGCCTAGGCGAGACCTGAGGCAGGCCTGGCAGTCTCCCACGCTGGCCAGCAGCTCATGCTGTGTGGTCTCAGGAGACTTACTTGGCGTCTCTGCGCCCCATCAGGTTCCAGAGCTTTGGAGCAGGGAGCTTTGGGCCTGGGAATTTCAAGGCTCAGGAATTCTGTTTGTCCTCATGCAGACTCTgagtgtgtagaccaggctggcctggaactcactgagatccatctgcctccccaACCCCGGCTTCTGCttgctggggtgacaggcacaGACAGACCACCACACCCTAGCTTTGGACACCAAGGAGCCGAAGGATTCTGGAACCCTCCCATCCTGAGTCACTGGGATGTGGGGTGGTCCTGCGTTCCCGAGCCATGTCCCCGCTGTTGGGGGTGGTAGGCAGTGGTGTCCTGTTTGGGATGGGGCCTCATCCTTGTATACGTGTGCCCTGGGACACTGGTCCTCATTCCTTGAGGCCCAGGCTGGGTGGCTGAGTTCCAGCCTTGGTGGAATGTGGTGTGTGGCTGGGCTCTGCGGGCTaggcccctcctccctcctcctcctagcTTCTCCATCTCCACCAGGCCTCAGAGCAGCCTGGGCTCCCCATACCTCATTAGCCTTGGCCACCCTACATAGCCTCAGTTTCCCCGGAGTAATGAATTTGCCTCCCCTTGTGGCTTTCTGCTTATGAGCCCCTGAAGCTGAGCCTTGGCCCCAGCTGTGCCAACACCCATTGTGCATGCCCCACAACCCCACAGATTCACCACACGCTGTGCCTCCCCTtgcctgcttcctgtttgtgtcACAGCTCCAGGGTGCAGGTGTTATCCTGTGGCAgtgggctgggaggaggggccaCCTAGGCCCTATTTCATGGATGGCCCTCTCTGGGTAGGACATGTGCCATCAAGATGAGGCCCAAGCTCTGAGCTGAGTCTATCTGAGTACAATCAGCAAGCCACACACTGCAGCCCCCACCTCCATTCTACCCCATCCCCCAACTTCATCGCTGCCACGACGTTTTGGACTGGCCTCGCCCAGAACAGGAAACCTGTATACTCATGTGCCACCAGGTGAACTGCACTTGCCCAGGCTAGACCACTGGAGTAAAGGTCACACCCCAGGATCCCCTTCAGGGAACTTGGGCACCTGGCCACTATCACCACACCCCTGTGGGCAGGCCACAGCAGAGTGGTTAGTGGATCTGGAGTCCCCGGGCACTATGAGGCTTACCTGGGCACAGTGGTATAAAGTCACATTAGGGAAGCGAGGGACTTACGGGTGCTGTCTGTATCCAGGTGTCctctgtgttccaggccaggcagagagaggaggtaggGGAGTCCCCTGGGGAAGGTCCCAACAGGAGCCCTGGGGCCGTGGGTACAGGGGAGCGCTGGGGACCCTCAGGCGCCCAAGGCGGGAGGGATGGGACTGTGAGACTGTTTCCCGTCCCGCCCTGTCtccatctgtctttctgcctgtctctcaccagccccacccccTGCGCTGGCCTCGCCTCTCCGCTGGGTGCCTCACTGCTAGGGTGGGAACTAGGCAGGGCACAAGGGTGACAGAGAAGAGACATCAGTTGTTGGCAGGCCAGGGACCCGAGGCCCCAGGCCCCATTGGGAAGGGCTGAGAGGCCAGATGGGGCTGGTCCTGGCACAGCAGCAACTAGCGGCTGTCCAGGAGCCTTCCAGGGGTCTTGGGACAGCAAGGCCAGCTCTAGCCTGACTGGGCAGGAGAGGgctgtggtgggggaggggtgcaatGGGGAAGGCCagagaccaggctgtcctctagaGATGGAGCAGTCTTGGGGAACCCTCCCCTGCAGACCCACTGCCTGAAGCCCTGACAGACAGGGGGTGTTAGTCCTGTGCCCTGTGGCTTGAGGGGGGCGGGTAGGTGGGGGGAGGTGATCTTGGGCCTCTTTGGCCCTGACAGGTCCTGGCTGTGACCCCAACCTCCCAGTTCCAGCCTGCCCAGGGTCagccagactcctgtcagcagcAGGAAGCCCCTTGCCTGCTGCAGCACCCCCACCCTTCCTGTCTCACACTCCTGAGGCTTCCCGCCCATCCCGACATTCACTCCTGAACCCTGACCTGCCCTTACTCTGGTGAGGACTTTCTGCAGTTCCTCTCTGACTTCCTAGCTGGGCCTGCCCTCTCTATCCATCCCATAAGCTAGGGACAGAAATGGACACAGATCACCCCAGGTTTCTGTACTCAGGGCTGCTGAGGCAAAGCAAATGTCCTTACCCTCTCGCTCTCTGGCTAGGTATCAATGCTGTGGGTGTAAAGGGTATGAAGACAGGCTTTGTGGGATGAATAGGTGTGCTGGCAGGCAAGTCTGGTGGTGGGAAGAGGGTACAAAGCAGACAGGTTggggtggggaagcagagaggcTGCTGTTGTAagttcttcctctgtcccttggCCGGAGATAAGGACATGTCCGGTCTGGAGAATCAGGCAATGGCCGAAGGACATTCAACTTTGTTGTGTGGAGGTGACAAGAGCTCAGAATGCATGGTAAAACTTAGGCAGATGCAAGCAGAGCCCACAAAAATTGAGGCCTGGGGCTGCAATTTCCCGGCTAAGGCTCCCAACCACACACTGTCAAGGATGGGAGGGGTTGGCTCAAGGCTGCTGGGGTGGTGTGGGAGCTGAGGCTCAGGACGTACCCCCTGTGGCTGTGGCTTCCGCCGAGGCTGGGGGGGGCCCTATTCTTAGTCATGGACACGCCAAAGGAAGGAAACAGCTGGAGTGGGAGCTGGAGACAGTTTCCGGGACTTAAAGAGTCCAAGTGTGCACAGGGAGAGGTCTGAGCGCAGGGTCTGCTTCCCTACTTCGCCGTCTATGGGCTCCTTGATGCCCTGGGCTGGCTGGACCCCCTTCTACagggcagggcctgctctccaaTTCTGGGCACCTTGGGATGCCCTTACCTCcatgcctcccccaacccccttccccaGCTCTGTCTCTTTGCAAGCTGGGACGCTGCACTCAGGAGAGGCCAGCAGGCCGGAGACTTCATAGtgtagtgggggtggggatgaacCCCTTGTATCCCaggtagagaaactgaggctacaACATGCTACATGCTGTGCATGGCATCCAAGTATCTACTAAGCTTGAATGTCTCAGCTCTACCCTGGTGGGACCTTTGGGGATGAGTGAGTGTCCACAGCCGAAGCCATTAGTCACCAGCTCCCAGGGTGAATAGGACAGAGGGCTACTTTTGGGCTGCAGTATAGTCTTATTTGGACAGGCCTGTGTCTTGCTGCACTCTCAGGCCCCAGTCATAGGCACGGGGTTAGGGGCTGGGGATGACAGGGTGGCCTCTCAGCCTTGCCAATGGGTGACACTTGGTGGCAAATCTGGGCTGCCAAACGGTATTTCTGGCCTTCACTGGGTGCAAACAAGTACCCACCCCAGTAGTGACAGccacatatttcttttttctttttttccgagacagggtttctctgtgtagaccaggctggcctaaaactcaagaaatccgcctgcctctgcctcccaagtgctaggattaaaggtgtgcgccaccactgtcctgctgagccatgtttctAGAAGTGgccaagccatctctccccaGATGGTAGTAGTCTTGGGGTCAGGTGGGGCAGAGAAGGCCCTGAGTCCTGACCCTCCCTGAGCCATTTTGGTGTGGTTATCTGCCCTGTGACTCAGATCAGAAGCCATTTTAGAATAAGCTTTCTATTAAATGTATCAAAACCACATGGGGTTCCATGGTTGAACAAGTCTGTGGAAACAAGCCGTTTCTGCCACCTCAAGCAGTCTTAACAAAAGCAGTTAAAATCCTTTCAAGACAAGTAGGGATCTGCCAGAGGGGCTGTGGCTGGCACAGTGCTGGTGACTGAAGCTCAGAGGTGGTCCATGGATTCCAAGGCTTCTGAAGGAGGCCTCCTGGTCCGATTGGCCTTCCCACCCGGGAGCTATCCAGGGGTCTGCCTGGCAGGGGTAGGCAGCCCACAGGTGTCACCGGCGGTAGCGGTAGCGCTTGAAGTGGAACCAGAGCTGGAAGATTCCATTGGCGAACTGGCAGCGGAAGCCATGGCGGTGCGAGTACTCCCACTCACGACTGACAATCTTGAAGGCAATGTCCTCGTAGGGTGGGCCCGCGTGGAAGCGGAGGATGGCAAAGTCCCGGTTGTCTGAGCAAGCCTCCAGGAAGTATTCCGGTGTGGCGCGTTTACGGATGAGGTCCGGGTAGAAGATGTTGAATTTGTAGCCCTGCACGATCTTAGGCGGAGGGTTGTCGAAGTCATAATGCGTTTGGTTGTATTTGTTCCACTCAAAGCCCGTGTGCACGCGGTTGAAGAAGCGAGGCTTTCGCGGCCGGTACTTGTCAGCCCATAGGTAGGCCCGGCCGCCCAGTGGCATCTCCACACTGAACTGCGCCTCGTCCTGCCCCATGCCCTCCCTCGCACGCCGGAAGAAGATGTCCTCAGCGCTTTCACTCGCATCACCTGTTAGGGCAGAGGGGTCAGCCAAGGCTCCCCatacccctccctgcccccactatGACAAGGTCCCCAGTCTGGGCCAGCCCCCACCTGTGGCCTGAAGCTGCTGGCGAGATAGCTGCAGGCGCTGCAGGTCCTCATGTGGCTCCAGTACATGCGCGTCCAGAGGCAGCTCATGGGCTGTGAGCAGCCGTGGGCTGTAGCGGCCAGCATCATAGTCTGCCAGGCTCTGCTGGATCAGGTCCTCCTCCATCAGCACTGCCTCACCATCTgcctccccctctgcctcccctggtGCTGTGGCCTCCTCAGGTTCCACGGGCTCCACTGGGTCCACTGAAGTCCCAGGGCTGGGGGGCCGCTCCTCAGGCTCGGGGCTGCACAGGGTGAAGGGAGGGGTGAGGCCCATCCTGACAGGCCTACACCAGTTTTCTACCCACCTACAGGGTTCCCCACCTGCCGGGTCACCTCTCTGTGGGGTCCTTACCTGTGGGTGGCCGTGGGCTCTGACTTGAGGATGGGGAACAGCGGCTCGCTCTCCACACCCTGCTCCTGCTTTAGCTTGAACAATTTCTGTCTAAGAACGTCTTGGTGGCGCTCACGGAGCCTGGGAAAAGGAGGGTGTCACCATTCCACTCTCTTGGTAGGGCACATTCACACAGTGTGGCCCCAACTGGCTATGGTGCTTGGCCCACTCGGATGGGGACATCCAGAGGGACCAAGGCAAGCCAGCAGCGAGCAGCTGCCATGTTTACATCACGCTGCCAAACATGCATGGAATCTATATACAATTCTCTTGCCAGATTGGGAGGGGACAGAAGAgcaaagagagatagaaaggggacaaaggaaaaagaaatgtggaAGGGTAGGGAGAGGGGCCTGGGAGAGGCAGTATGACAGGCATTCCAGTGTTGACAAAGAGGGACCCAGGTGCCTAGGCCCTGTGACAGTCTCACCTGGCCCTGGCCATGTGCGCACGCAGCTGTTGCAGCAGGCTCTCCCAGTAGCCCATGTCAAGGTTGGGGCCACCGGCTCGAATCTTGCCCTCGATGCCCTGGAAGATGACCTGCAGCTGGTTGTACGTCTTTCCCTTGAACACCGACTGTACATCAGAGCTGACCGAGGCGTTGACCCCCTCACGGCGCTCGCCTGTAGGACAGGTTGCTGAGCGTGGACAGAGGCCTGCCTGGTAGAGGGGTAGCTGAGCAGCACACCCACTTAAACTCTGCTTGCCCTGGGCGAAGGGCGGGGCTCTGCAGGCAGGGAGGGCAGTGGACCCGGGGCTGCAGCTCCTTAGGAGACATCCTGCTGTCCAGCATTCAGCCACTGCTGTGCCCCGCAGAGGTCTcagaggagctgggaagatgtCTCACGCTGCTTACCTGGCCCCTTGCCAGAGGCCTCCAGTTTGCGGAGCTTGGCGATCTCGTCCTCTGTGATGGTCGTCATGTCCCGCCAGAAGTCCACGTTCTTGCCCTGCTCCAGTTCCATGTACACCTGTGGGGAAGGGCTGTGAGCGGTGGGGTTTGaaggaggggtgtggggaggagggctgAGGCAGGGCAGGACACAGCCAGGCACAGCTGCTGGCAGGCTGAGTATGGGCAGCACCTGGATGTCCTCTAGCAGGTCCTCCATGTCTGCCACTGTAAGGCCATTGAGGAAGGTGTAGGGTTCATGCATCTCCACCGCCAGGTCATCGTCCTCAGCACTGATGTACTTGGCCAGCAGATCGATGGGTTTAGCTCGCCCATCTCGGATTCGGATCTTGGAGCTGTAGGAGGAAATGGGGTGGCAGGGTCAGGGTCAGAGATTCACTGGGATAGCTGACCCCAGGACTTTCCCACAGGACCTGGGAAGTGCTGACCCTCAGCCCCAACCAGTCAAACAGGTTCACACTGATAGGAGTGTCAGATGGCCCTCCCCAGGGTGGGACAATAGGGTTGTGCTGGGGTCCCCGACACATCTGACCAGGTCTGTGCTCAGGTTCCTTCAGTGAGGCTGCGGGCACTCTGGACAATGGACCTCATATCCCCATCACTGTCTTAACGGGACTGCTCATGGATTTGTGTCCTGAGTTCACATGCCATGCCTGGCAGAGCCAGGGGGAAGGGAAATTGTCATTTCCGATAGCCAAGGAGGAGCGCACCGAAGCTTGGCCTGCCGCAAGTGGAAGctgtcctcctgctcctcccaggTCTTAAAGtgctctgcctccttctcccgCTGCAGCAACTCCAGCTCCTGCTCCCGCATGGCTTTCTCCCGTTCCCGCTCTAGCCGCAGCTGTTTGACCTGGGCAGCAACACAGGGAGGCACCATGGTGAGAAATGTGTGCCCAGGCATACCCGGTCTCCAGAGCATGTGAGTGAAGAGCTAGCGATGGGAGGCCCTGAGCTCTGGAGCAGCTGTGGCTGCAGCTGGCCTACCTTTTGCAGCTCCAGCCGGTTATCCTCCTGGATCCTCTTGTTgcgctccttcagctccttttcttCCAGGTGGCTGATGCCTTTTTTCTCCAAGGCCTTGTTCCAGATGAAGGTGCCCAGCAGATTGTTGTCTCCAAAGGGGTTGTCGGTGTTGGTGTAGCCCATGTACTCCTCACCCCAGCCCATCTTCTCCCGCTTCTTGCGCTCCTTAGCTTCCTTCTTGGCCAGTCGGCGTGCTCGCTTCTCCTCAGGCGTCTCAAAGGCCTTGAGCATTTCTTCTTGCTGCTTCCGCTCCTCACGAAGTCGTAGCCGTTCCTGTAGGCTCTGCTGCTGGCTCACGGCCAGGGCACTTGCCCCAGGACTCCGGGAGCGTCTTGGGGAGTCCGAGCTAGATGCTGATGACCCCGGGGACCACGAGCGCCTATGACCCTTCCGGGCCCGAGAGCGCTGTGCCCGCTCCT is drawn from Mastomys coucha isolate ucsf_1 unplaced genomic scaffold, UCSF_Mcou_1 pScaffold4, whole genome shotgun sequence and contains these coding sequences:
- the Tbxa2r gene encoding thromboxane A2 receptor; this encodes MWPNGTSLGACFRPVNITLQERRAIASPWFAASFSALGLGSNLLALSVLAGARPGAGPRSSFLALLCGLVLTDFLGLLVTGAVVASQHAALLDWQATDPSCRLCHFMGAAMVFFGLCPLLLGAAMAAERFVGITRPFSRPTATPRRAWATVGLVWVAAGTLGLLPLLGLGRYSVQYPGSWCFLTLGAQRGDVAFGLMFAILGSASVGLSLLLNTVSVATLCRVYHTREAAQRPRDCEVEMMVQLVGIMVVATVCWMPLLVFIAQTLLQTPPVMSPSGQLSWTTEHQLLIYLRVATWNQILDPWVYILFRRSVLRRLHPRFSSQLQAVSSSPPPAQAMLSGS
- the Cactin gene encoding cactin, which produces MRMRSAGHQMGRDSRSRSPSAGRRGRKQRSRSRSRSRSHGRSSRRRREHERRRERKRRSRERRSDSEGDRQQKSRRRSRSLRPPRWHSRNQSSCSDSGEERAQRSRARKGHRRSWSPGSSASSSDSPRRSRSPGASALAVSQQQSLQERLRLREERKQQEEMLKAFETPEEKRARRLAKKEAKERKKREKMGWGEEYMGYTNTDNPFGDNNLLGTFIWNKALEKKGISHLEEKELKERNKRIQEDNRLELQKVKQLRLEREREKAMREQELELLQREKEAEHFKTWEEQEDSFHLRQAKLRSKIRIRDGRAKPIDLLAKYISAEDDDLAVEMHEPYTFLNGLTVADMEDLLEDIQVYMELEQGKNVDFWRDMTTITEDEIAKLRKLEASGKGPGERREGVNASVSSDVQSVFKGKTYNQLQVIFQGIEGKIRAGGPNLDMGYWESLLQQLRAHMARARLRERHQDVLRQKLFKLKQEQGVESEPLFPILKSEPTATHSPEPEERPPSPGTSVDPVEPVEPEEATAPGEAEGEADGEAVLMEEDLIQQSLADYDAGRYSPRLLTAHELPLDAHVLEPHEDLQRLQLSRQQLQATGDASESAEDIFFRRAREGMGQDEAQFSVEMPLGGRAYLWADKYRPRKPRFFNRVHTGFEWNKYNQTHYDFDNPPPKIVQGYKFNIFYPDLIRKRATPEYFLEACSDNRDFAILRFHAGPPYEDIAFKIVSREWEYSHRHGFRCQFANGIFQLWFHFKRYRYRR